Proteins encoded in a region of the Chelonoidis abingdonii isolate Lonesome George chromosome 2, CheloAbing_2.0, whole genome shotgun sequence genome:
- the GTPBP4 gene encoding GTP-binding protein 4: MALYNFKKIMVVPSAKDFIDLTLSKTQRKTPTVIHKHYQIHRIRQFYMRKVKYTQQNYHDRLTQILTDFPKLDDIHPFYADLMNVLYDKDHYKLALGQINIAKNLIDSVSKDYVRLMKYGDSLYRCKQLKRAALGRMCTIIKRQKQSLEYLEQVRQHLSRLPTIDPNTRTLLLCGYPNVGKSSFINKVTRADVEVQPYAFTTKSLFVGHMDYRYLRWQVVDTPGILDHPLEERNTIEMQAITALAHLRAAVLFVMDVSEQCGHSLEDQLELFRNIKPLFANKPLIIVANKCDVKRISELPEENQKMFENLEAEGFPVIETSTLTEEGVIKVKTEACDRLLSHRVDTKMKGNKVNEVLNRLHLAVPSKRDNKERPPFIPEGAITHKKRMEVDVPKKKRERDLEVEMGDDYVLDLQKYWDLMNSSEKYDKIPEIWEGHNIADYIDPDIMRKLEELEKEEELRQAAGEYDSEPESEDEEMMEIRQLAQQIREKKKLKILESKEKDTQGPKMPRTARRVQRKILEKEMSSLGLDMAGKDEAHYVVQARRSRSVTRKRKREESEPPKSAARNRSSSRTPRDTSGLRDAKMVKKVKTIMKNSQKKMNRLGKKGEADRHVFDLKPKHLLSGKRKSGTTQRR; encoded by the exons ATGGCGCTCTACAACTTTAAGAAGATTATGGTGGTTCCTTCCGCCAAG GACTTCATAGATCTGACATTGTCGAAGACTCAGCGAAAGACTCCGACAGTCATTCATAAGCATTATCAAATCCACCGCATTCGACAGTTTTACATGAGAAAAGTTAaatacacccagcaaaattaccATGACAGACTCACCCAGATTTTAACAGATTTCCCAAAATTAGAT GATATCCATCCTTTTTATGCAGATTTGATGAATGTTCTGTATGACAAAGATCATTACAAGTTGGCCTTAGGACAGATTAATATTGCCAAGAATCTGATTGACAG TGTTTCTAAAGATTATGTGCGCCTGATGAAATACGGTGATTCCCTTTATCGATGCAAACAGTTGAAACGGGCAGCTCTGGGACGTATGTGCACAATTATCAAAAGGCAGAAGCAAAGTTTAGAATATTTGGAACAAG TGCGACAACATTTGTCCCGTTTGCCAACTATTGATCCCAATACACGAACTCTTCTGTTGTGTGGCTACCCAAATGTTGGAAAATCGAGCTTTATAAATAAG gtGACAAGAGCAGATGTGGAAGTGCAACCTTATGCCTTTACCACAAAATCCCTCTTTGTGGGACACATGGATTATAGGTATCTGCGTTGGCAG GTGGTAGATACCCCTGGTATTTTGGATCATCCTTTGGAAGAGAGGAATACTATTGAGATGCAGGCTATAACAGCGCTTGCACATCTTCGTGCTGCTGTGCTTTTTGTAATGGATGTGTCTGAGCAGTGCGGGCATAGTCTGGAGGATCAGCTAGAACTCTTCAGAAATATTAAACCACTATTTGCTAATAAG CCTCTTATAATTGTAGCGAACAAGTGTGATGTGAAGAGGATTTCTGAACTTCCTGAAGAAAATCAG aaaatgtttgaaaatttagaaGCAGAAGGATTTCCTGTCATAGAGACAAGTACTCTAACAGAAGAAGGTGTGATTAAAGTTAAAACAGAG GCCTGTGACAGACTTTTGTCCCATCGTGTTGATaccaaaatgaaaggaaataagGTGAATGAAGTGCTGAACCGACTACATTTAGCTGTACCAAGCAAAAGAGATAATAAG GAAAGGCCACCTTTCATTCCTGAGGGAGCAATAACACATAAGAAACGCATGGAAGTAGATGTACCTAAAAAGAAGAGG GAGAGAGATCTTGAAGTGGAAATGGGAGATGATTATGTTTTGGATCTTCAGA AATACTGGGATCTAATGAATTCATCTGAAAAATATGACAAGATACCTGAGATCTGGGAAGGACATAATATAGCTGATTATATTGATCCAGATATCATGAGG AAACTGGAAGAGTTAGAGAAAGAGGAAGAGCTGAGGCAAGCTGCTGGGGAATATGACAGTGAACCAGAAAGTGAAGATGAGGAAATGATGGAAATCAGACAGCTGGCACAACAGATTCgagaaaaaaagaaactaaaaattcTGGAATCCAAGGAAAAAGATACTCAGGGTCCAAAAATGCCTAGGACAGCTAGAAGG gtccaACGGAAGATACTAGAGAAGGAGATGAGCAGTCTTGGTCTTGACATGGCTGGTAAAGATGAA GCACATTATGTGGTCCAAGCAAGAAGATCCAGGAGTGTAACTAGGAAACGTAAACGTGAAGAATCTGAACCCCCTAAGTCTGCAGCACGCAATCGCAGTTCCTCTCGTACACCACGTGACACTTCCGGTCTGCGAGATGCAAAG ATGGTGAAGAAGGTTAAGACTATCATGAAGAATTCTCAAAAGAAAATGAATCGCTTGGGCAAGAAAGGAGAGGCAGACAGGCATGTGTTTGACCTTAAACCCAAACATTTACTTTCTGGCAAAAGGAAATCTGGTACAACACAGAGAAgataa